cagatttcgtgctccgaccacttctcaatccatgttggaaatctcctattaagttattcgtattatggtggttgattaatatttctagctttattttttcaatcaatttaccaaagactgacgttaaggcaactggtctgtagttctgtggttgttttctttcctctttttgatataaaggtttaactataccaagtttgaatttcatcagaagaacacctccttcaactacacaatttattaaatggactaatggtatggctaactcccccttgcatttttttagtagaaaaggagaatgtttatcccatccagcagaacttttattttttaggctgtcaattaactatgttatatccctgatttttactctaggtaccttacaagagtcccgtttcttttccttgttatatttaaactgcctctccagtttcacacaagtattattttcagtaatgacacattagtacaattatgagaagatatatccttgtcaaagttaatattgtcacacaattttatagtttctaaattaggaacactgagcgacattgttatcctaaaaaattaacaaacttgacattgcagtgagcaattatttccatttgcttgctctgcaggcatatataattatatcctctgtgtttcatgtgtatggcatctgaggtcattttaggtcaggttatgttatttcatgttaggataggtcaggttaattttggtcaggtgtggttaggttaggttgagttaggttgggataggttaggttaagttaggttaggctaggctaggataggctaggttaggttaggctaggctagggtaggataagctaggctacgctaggctaggctaggctgggctacattaggctaggctattctagcctaggttaggttaggttaggttaggttaggttaggttaggttaggttaggttaggttaggttaggttaggttaggttaggttaggttaggttaggttaggttaggttaggttaggttaggttaggttaggttaggttaggttaggttaggttaggttaggttaggttaggttaggtttggttaggttaggtttaggttaggttaggtttaggttagtttaggtttaggttaggttaggttaggttaggttaggttaggttaggttaggttaggttaggttaggttaggttaggttaggataggttaggataggttaggttaggttaggttaggttaggttaggttaggttaggttaggttaggttaggttaggttaggttaggttaggttaggttaggttaggttaggttaggtttggttaggttaagttaggttaggttaggttaggttaggttaggttaggttaggttaggttaggttaggttaggttattttaggtttggttaggttaggttaggttatgttaggtttgattaatttaggttaggtaagcttaggttaggttaggttatgttaggttaggttaggtcaggttaggctaggttaggttaggttaggttaggttaggttaggttaggttaggttaggttaggttaggttaggttaggttaggttaggttaggttaggttaggttaggttaggttaggttaggttaggttaggttaggttaggttaggttaggttaggttaggttaggttaggttaggttaggttaggttaggttaggttaggttaggttaggttaggttaggttaggttaggttaggttaggttaggttaggttaggttaggttaggttaggttaggttaggttaggttaggttaggttaggttaggttaggttaggttaggttaggttaggttaggttaggttaggttaggttaggttaggttaggttaggttaggttaggttaggttaggttaggttaggttaggttaggttaggttaggttaggttaggttaggttaggttaggttaggttaggttaggttaggttaggttaggttaggttaggttaggttaggttaggttaggttaggttaggttaggttaggttaggttaggttaggttaggttaggttaggttaggttaggttaggttaggttaggttaggttaggttaggttaggttaggttaggttaggttaggttaggttaggttaggttaggttaggttaggttaggttaggttaggttaggttaggttaggttaggttaggttaggttaggttaggttaggttaggttaggttaggttaggttaggttaggttaggttaggttaggttaggttaggttaggttaggttaggttaggttaggttaggttaggttaggttaggttaggttaggttaggttaggttaggttaggttaagttaggttaggttaggttaggttaggttaggttaggttaggttaggttaggttaggttaggttattttaggttaggttaggttaggttaggttacgttacgttaggttacgttaggttaggttaggttaggttaggttaggttaggttaggttaggttaggttaggttacgttacgttaggttacgttaggtttgattaatttaggttaggtaagcttaggttaggttaggttaggttaggttaggttaggtcaggttaggctaggttaggttagtttaggtccggtcaggtcaggtcaggtcaggttaggacagatcaggtgaggtcatgtcaggtcatgtcaagtcagatcatgtgaggtcaggttaggtcaggtcaggttaggttagtttatcagacagtgtacaatctgtactgttgcagatttcgtgctccgaccacttctcaatccatgttggaaatctccaatTAAGTTATTccaattatggtggtcgattaatatttctagctttattttttcaatcaatttaccaaagactgaggttaaggcaactggtctgtagttctgtggttgttttctttcctctttttgatataaaggtttaactataccaagtttgaatttcatcggaagaacacctccttcaactacacaatttattaaatggactaatggtatggctaactcccccttgcatttttttagtagaaaaggagaatattcatcccatccagcagaacttttattttttaggctgtcaattagctatgttatatccctgatttttactctaggtaccttacaagagtcccgtttcttttccttgttatatttaaactgcctctccagtttcacacaagtattattatcagtaatgacacattagtacaactatgagaggatatatccttgtcaaagttaatattatcacacaaatttatagtttctaaattaggaacactgagcgacattgttatcctaaaaaattaacaaacttgacattgcagtgagcaattatttccatttgcttgctctgcaggcatatataattatatcctctgtgtttcgtgtgtatggcatctgaggtcattttaggtcaggttatgttatttcatgttaggataggtcaggttaattttggtcaggtgtggttaggttaggtggagttaggttgggataggttagcttaggttaggttaggttaagttaggttaggctaggctaggataggctaggttaggttaggctaggctagggtaggataagctaggctacgctaggctaggctaggctgggctacattaggctaggctattctagcctaggttaggttaggttaggttaggttaggttaggttaggttaggttaggttaggttaggttaggttaggttaggttaggttaggttaggttaggttaggttaggttaggttaggttaggttaggttaggttaggttacgttacgttaggtttgattaatttaggttaggtaagcttaggttaggttaggttaggttaggttaggttaggtcaggttaggctaggttaggttagtttaggtccggtcaggataggtcaggtcaggttaggacagatcaggtgaggtcatgtcaggtcatgtcaagtcagatcatgtgaggtcaggttaggtcaggacaggttaggttagtttatcagacagtgtacaatctgtactgttgcagatttggtgctccgaccacttctcaatccatgttggaaatctcctattaagttattcgtattatggtggttgattaatatttctagctttattttttcaatcaatttaccaaagactgacgttaaggcaactggtctgtagttctgtggttgttttctttcctctttttgatataaaggtttaactataccaagtttgaatttcatcagaagaacacctccttcaactacacaatttattaaatggactaatggtatggctaactcccccttgcatttttttagtagaaaaggagaatgtttatcccatccagcagaactttttttttttaggctgtcaattagctatgttatatccctgatttttactctaggtaccttacaagagtcccgtttcttttccttgttatatttaaactgcctctccagtttcacacaagtattattttcagtaatgacacattagtacaattatgagaggatatatccttgtcaaagttaatattgtcacacaattttatagtttctaaattaggaacactgagcgacattgttatcctaaaaaattaacaaacttgacattgcagtgagcaattatttccatttgcttgctctgcaggcatatataattataaattctgtgtttcgtgtgtatggcatctgaggttatgttaggtcaggttatgttatttcatgttaggataggtcaggttaattttggtcaggtgtggttaggttaggttgagttaggttgggataggttagctttggttagaataggttaagttaggttaggctaggctaggctaggctaggttaggttaggctaggctagggtaggataagctaggctacgctaagctaggctaggctgggctacattaaGCTAGGCTatcctagcctaggttaggttaggttaggttaggttaggttaggttaggttaggttaggttaggttaggttaggttaggttaggttaggttaggttaggttaggttaggttaggttaggttaggttaggttaggttaggtttggttaggttaggttaggttatgttaggttaggttaggttaggttaggttaggttaggttaggttaggttaggttaggttaggttaggttaggttaggttaggttaggttaggttaggttaggttaggttaggttacgttacgttaggttacgttaggtttgattaatttaggttaggtaagcttaggttaggttaggttaggttaggttaggttaggtcaggttaggctaggttaggttagtttaggtccggtcaggtcaggtcaggtcaggttaggacagatcaggtgaggtcatgtcaggtcatgtcaagtcagatcatgtgaggtcaggttaggtcaggtcaggttaggttagtttatcagacagtgtacaatctgtactgttgcagatttcgtgctccgaccacttctcaatccatgttggaaatctcctattaagttattccaattatggtggtcgattaatatttctagctttattttttcaatcaatttaccaaagactgaggttaaggcaactggtctgtagttctgtggttgttttctttcctctttttgatataaaggtttaactataccaagtttgaatttcatcggaagaacacctccttcaactacacaatttattaaatggactaatggtatggctaactcccccttgcatttttttagtagaaaaggagaatattcatcccatccagcagaacttttattttttaggctgtcaattagctatggtatatccctgatttttactctaggtaccttacaagagtcccgtttcttttccttgttatatttaaactgcctctccagtttcacacaa
Above is a genomic segment from Schistocerca gregaria isolate iqSchGreg1 unplaced genomic scaffold, iqSchGreg1.2 ptg001005l, whole genome shotgun sequence containing:
- the LOC126326878 gene encoding uncharacterized protein LOC126326878, translating into MSLSVPNLETIKLCDNINFDKDISSHNFEGGVLLMKFKLGIVKPLYQKEERKQPQNYRPVALTSVFGKLIEKIKLEILINHHNTNNLIGDFQHGLRSGRSTKSATVQIVHCLIN
- the LOC126326877 gene encoding uncharacterized protein LOC126326877; amino-acid sequence: MSLSVPNLETINLCDNINFDKDISSHSFEGGVLPMKFKLGIVKPLYQKEERKQPQNYRPVALTSVFGKLIEKIKLEILIDHHNWNNLIGDFQHGLRSGRSTKSATVQISKQMEIIAHCNVKFVNFLG
- the LOC126326876 gene encoding uncharacterized protein LOC126326876, yielding MSLSVPNLETIKLCDNINFDKDISSHNFEGGVLLMKFKLGIVKPLYQKEERKQPQNYRPVALTSVFGKLIEKIKLEILINHHNTNNLIGDFQHGLRSGRSTKSATVQIVHCLIN